One genomic segment of Helianthus annuus cultivar XRQ/B chromosome 14, HanXRQr2.0-SUNRISE, whole genome shotgun sequence includes these proteins:
- the LOC110907409 gene encoding uncharacterized protein LOC110907409: MNYLAVNIRGIGGEEKPKWISNLVKENKISFLCIQEVQVSNVDPIVVGRYWGKADMEWESVDARGRSGGLISVWDPGMFSKQSIVRHDSFLLISGSLAGSNIYINIVNVYAPCDVMRRRLLWEELKTVKEASSGVWIMAGDFNEVRDEQERMNSRFDNQGAAIFNNFIAEAGLVEYQMCGYKFTYMADDGSSLSKIDRILVCDGFMNKWPTAKFEALTKHASDHSPLVLSCKNVDFGPIPFRFFNRWLEEDGIGDVIKKIMEESMNGGNGMRELAKLLKNLKLGIKEWRKSAKTQEEQEVQDAIKEVERIEKVAETRRLTETEKESRVTGKWKIKNYERKKLKDLKQKAKLRWAKLGDENSNFFHRLIN; encoded by the coding sequence ATGAATTATTTGGCGGTAAATATAAGAGGAATAGGGGGTGAAGAGAAACCGAAGTGGATTAGCAACTTAGTGAAGGAAAATAAGATTTCGTTTTTATGCATACAAGAGGTTCAAGTGTCAAATGTTGATCCAATAGTGGTAGGAAGATATTGGGGAAAAGCGGATATGGAGTGGGAATCTGTGGACGCTAGAGGAAGGTCAGGGGGATTGATTTCGGTATGGGATCCAGGGATGTTTTCAAAACAAAGTATAGTAAGACACGACTCGTTCCTACTAATTAGCGGGAGCTTGGCTGGGAGTAATATATACATCAATATAGTTAATGTTTACGCACCGTGTGATGTTATGAGAAGGCGATTGTTATGGGAAGAATTAAAGACAGTTAAGGAAGCATCAAGTGGAGTATGGATCATGGCAGGTGATTTCAATGAAGTAAGAGATGAACAAGAAAGGATGAACTCAAGATTTGACAACCAAGGTGCAGCGATCTTCAATAACTTTATAGCCGAAGCAGGTCTTGTAGAATACCAGATGTGTGGATATAAATTCACATATATGGCAGACGATGGTTCAAGTCTTAGCAAAATAGATAGGATACTTGTGTGTGACGGTTTCATGAACAAGTGGCCCACAGCTAAGTTTGAAGCACTAACAAAACATGCATCGGACCATAGTCCACTAGTACTATCTTGTAAGAACGTTGATTTTGGTCCAATTCCGTTTAGATTCTTCAATAGATGGCTGGAAGAAGACGGTATAGGTGATGTGATTAAGAAAATCATGGAGGAGTCAATGAACGGGGGAAACGGTATGAGAGAATTGGCAAAATTATTGAAGAATCTTAAACTGGGAATAAAAGAATGGAGGAAGTCAGCAAAAACACAAGAGGAACAGGAAGTTCAAGATGCTATTAAAGAGGTAGAGAGGATAGAAAAGGTGGCGGAAACACGAAGACTTACGGAGACGGAAAAGGAAAGTAGAGTAACTGGTAAATGGAAGATAAAGAATTATGAAAGGAAGAAATTAAAAGACTTGAAACAGAAAGCAAAACTCAGGTGGGCTAAACTAGGGGATGAGAATTCTAATTTTTTCCATAGACTTATAAATTGA